In Candidatus Epulonipiscium viviparus, one DNA window encodes the following:
- the cbiD gene encoding cobalt-precorrin-5B (C(1))-methyltransferase CbiD: MHITKTGKSLRCGYTTGTCATAATKASAIMLLTATPIATVTVETPSGTQLILPVHDITITPTSASCAIQKDSGDDPDITNGTYIYATVSKISEAVVTIDGGVGIGRVTKAGLDQPVGNAAINSTPRATITAAARSVAKQFGYAEGFSVIISAPDGEALATKTYNSRLGIVGGLSILGTTGIVEPMSEDAIIDTIYAEINVAYAAGTRYLVLTPGNYGQDFIKATATFTAIKCSNYIGLAIDYASNKGFAGILLIGHAGKFLKLACGMFNTHSKFGDCRAEVIATFAALAGADTAVINALLDAATADQMISIITQAGVAAEVLENVMARIKFHLDHRVNSISNSITTPIMIEAIMFTDKFGVVGTTSAATQLLSFC, from the coding sequence ATGCATATAACAAAAACTGGAAAATCTCTTCGATGCGGATACACCACCGGCACCTGCGCCACCGCCGCTACAAAGGCCTCCGCTATAATGCTACTCACCGCTACGCCTATCGCAACTGTCACCGTCGAAACTCCTTCTGGTACGCAGCTAATTCTCCCTGTTCACGATATTACAATCACCCCAACATCTGCCTCATGCGCAATCCAAAAAGATAGCGGTGACGATCCCGACATCACAAACGGAACATATATTTATGCGACGGTTTCGAAGATCTCTGAAGCTGTCGTTACAATCGATGGGGGCGTCGGAATCGGCCGAGTCACAAAAGCTGGGTTAGATCAACCTGTTGGCAATGCCGCAATCAATAGCACCCCCCGCGCAACCATTACCGCGGCCGCTCGCTCTGTTGCAAAACAGTTTGGCTATGCCGAAGGATTCTCCGTTATAATTTCTGCTCCCGATGGCGAAGCGTTAGCAACCAAAACTTATAACAGCCGCCTGGGCATCGTGGGCGGGCTTTCCATTTTAGGAACCACTGGCATTGTCGAGCCAATGAGCGAAGATGCTATAATCGATACAATTTACGCAGAGATCAATGTAGCCTACGCCGCCGGCACCCGATATCTGGTCCTCACTCCTGGCAACTATGGCCAAGATTTTATTAAGGCAACAGCAACCTTCACCGCTATAAAATGTAGTAATTACATCGGTTTAGCCATCGACTATGCTAGCAACAAAGGTTTTGCAGGAATCTTGCTTATCGGCCATGCGGGCAAATTTCTAAAACTAGCTTGCGGGATGTTTAATACGCATTCCAAATTTGGTGACTGCCGAGCAGAGGTCATTGCCACATTCGCTGCACTCGCTGGAGCAGATACCGCCGTTATCAATGCGCTTTTGGATGCCGCCACTGCCGATCAGATGATTTCTATTATTACACAGGCTGGCGTCGCCGCTGAAGTTTTGGAAAACGTGATGGCACGAATCAAATTTCATCTGGATCATCGCGTTAATTCAATATCCAACTCTATTACAACTCCTATTATGATAGAAGCTATTATGTTCACCGATAAATTTGGCGTCGTCGGTACCACATCTGCTGCAACACAATTGCTATCTTTTTGCTAA
- a CDS encoding ABC transporter ATP-binding protein, protein MNISADKVGVTIDGRSIINNISLTAKPQQFVGVIGPNGSGKSTLLKCIYRVLKPTNGAVFLNQESLSSLSVKQSAQRLAVVSQHNFYNFDFKIEEVVLMGRNPHKRRLETDTASDFQIVDDCLKKVGMHHFKGRNFNTLSGGEQQRVILARALTQQTPCLILDEPTNHLDIKYQLQLLDIVKSLDITVLAAIHDLNIASMYCDYIYAMKDGQMLLSGTPAEIITSQNIKDLYEVDSNVWTDQSGMLHITYYPQHLQKL, encoded by the coding sequence ATGAATATTTCAGCTGACAAAGTTGGCGTTACCATCGATGGGCGCAGCATCATAAACAACATCTCTCTAACTGCTAAACCACAACAATTTGTCGGAGTCATCGGCCCAAACGGTAGCGGCAAATCTACTCTGCTAAAGTGCATTTATAGAGTGCTAAAACCTACAAACGGCGCGGTCTTTCTCAATCAAGAATCGCTAAGCTCTCTTTCTGTTAAGCAATCCGCACAGCGTTTGGCTGTCGTCTCTCAACATAATTTTTATAACTTTGATTTCAAAATAGAAGAAGTCGTTTTGATGGGCCGCAATCCGCATAAGCGACGTCTAGAAACTGATACCGCATCAGATTTTCAGATTGTAGATGACTGCCTAAAAAAAGTCGGGATGCATCATTTTAAGGGCCGCAACTTCAATACCCTATCTGGTGGTGAACAACAACGGGTCATTTTGGCTCGTGCCTTAACTCAGCAAACCCCCTGTCTTATATTAGATGAACCCACCAATCACTTAGATATCAAGTATCAGCTGCAGCTATTGGACATAGTAAAAAGCCTCGATATTACGGTGCTTGCAGCCATTCACGATCTAAACATTGCCTCTATGTATTGCGACTATATTTACGCCATGAAAGATGGGCAAATGCTATTATCTGGCACACCCGCCGAAATCATAACGTCCCAAAATATAAAGGATCTATATGAAGTGGATTCGAATGTATGGACCGATCAATCTGGAATGTTGCATATAACATATTATCCGCAGCACCTACAAAAATTATAA
- a CDS encoding sirohydrochlorin chelatase: MKKGILVLAHGSRAKSTEDTVAAIVEILKQDLTDSEIDYAFMEFSNKSIPASLDAMAAKGISEIVAVPYFLFDGIHIREDIPEAIAKYCAAHPDIRITLGQSLGVDYRLAAVLADRIRAAI; this comes from the coding sequence ATGAAAAAAGGTATATTAGTTTTAGCACACGGAAGTCGAGCAAAATCTACGGAGGATACAGTAGCCGCCATCGTAGAAATTCTCAAACAAGATTTAACAGACTCTGAAATAGACTATGCGTTTATGGAATTTTCTAACAAAAGCATTCCTGCAAGTCTCGATGCCATGGCCGCAAAAGGCATCTCCGAAATCGTTGCAGTTCCATATTTCCTATTCGATGGAATTCACATACGCGAAGACATCCCCGAGGCAATTGCAAAATATTGCGCAGCGCACCCAGATATCCGCATAACTTTAGGGCAATCTCTCGGTGTAGATTATCGGTTGGCCGCAGTTTTGGCAGACCGAATTCGAGCTGCAATATAA
- the cobJ gene encoding precorrin-3B C(17)-methyltransferase: MIYIVGLGPGEASQITPKALEAIAASDVVAGYTVYIDLIRHLLCDQQILSTAMTQEVDRCKAAAVAARDGKVVTMVSSGDAGIYGMASLMIEVCHELKIDTDIEVIAGITAASSAAAVLGAPLTHDFAVISLSNLLTPWETIEKRLSFAAQAEFVIVLYNPSSKKRKDFLQKACDIVMEHIAGDTMCGYVKNIGRVGEESTILTLAQLRDASVDMFTTVVIGNSTTKVVGDKLVTPRGYRSIL, from the coding sequence ATGATTTATATAGTAGGATTAGGACCCGGAGAAGCTTCACAAATTACTCCCAAAGCACTCGAGGCCATCGCAGCGTCTGACGTTGTTGCTGGTTATACAGTATATATCGATTTGATACGCCACTTGCTATGCGACCAACAAATTCTTTCTACCGCCATGACCCAAGAAGTAGATCGATGTAAAGCCGCCGCCGTTGCTGCCAGAGATGGCAAAGTTGTTACCATGGTTTCTAGTGGCGATGCTGGAATCTATGGAATGGCCTCGCTAATGATAGAGGTTTGTCATGAGCTAAAAATCGATACGGATATCGAGGTAATTGCAGGCATTACGGCAGCATCCAGTGCAGCAGCAGTTTTAGGCGCACCGCTAACCCACGACTTTGCAGTGATCTCTCTTAGCAACTTGCTTACACCATGGGAAACAATTGAAAAACGACTCAGTTTTGCCGCACAAGCCGAATTTGTAATCGTTCTATATAATCCTTCCAGTAAAAAGCGCAAAGATTTTTTACAGAAGGCCTGCGACATCGTTATGGAACATATAGCCGGAGATACAATGTGCGGATACGTTAAAAATATAGGTCGCGTTGGCGAAGAGAGCACCATTTTGACGTTAGCGCAGCTGCGAGACGCCTCTGTAGATATGTTTACCACAGTTGTTATCGGCAATAGCACTACCAAAGTCGTTGGCGATAAACTTGTCACACCTCGAGGGTATCGATCAATTTTATAA
- a CDS encoding cobalt-precorrin 5A hydrolase has translation MHVNIFSYSDQGCRLALTIANLFETATCYTTKAFASTYGLTATTRISAKVREIFHSSDLLIFIGAAGIAVRSIAPCIQNKATDPACLVIDDAATFVIPILSGHIGGANDHCRSIATALDAVPVITTATDVNNKFAVDVFATKNNLNISSMLIAREVSAAILTNNIPISFAQNITLADPLPLSLISADIGDIGILVSYRSFKPYAVTLNLIPQNLVVGIGCRKGVSAAEISDAFDEAFATHHLYSQAVHSVCSIDLKEQESGLVQFCAHRTFPITFFTAEELANTPGEFTSSNFVQSVTGVDNVCERAAVRGSDGPLILKKFCKHGVTIAVAAAKKVVQFNFPDTISHE, from the coding sequence ATGCACGTAAATATATTTTCATATTCCGACCAAGGGTGTCGACTCGCCCTAACAATAGCTAACCTATTTGAAACTGCTACTTGCTACACAACCAAAGCCTTTGCCTCTACATATGGACTCACTGCCACTACGCGAATCTCCGCAAAGGTACGCGAAATCTTTCATTCTTCCGATTTACTTATATTCATCGGTGCCGCGGGAATAGCTGTTCGATCTATTGCTCCTTGTATACAAAATAAAGCCACCGACCCAGCCTGTCTTGTAATAGACGATGCGGCGACGTTTGTAATTCCCATTTTGTCGGGGCACATCGGCGGCGCCAACGACCATTGCAGATCAATTGCTACCGCATTGGATGCAGTTCCTGTAATTACTACGGCCACTGATGTAAACAACAAATTTGCTGTAGATGTGTTTGCCACCAAAAATAATTTAAACATTTCCTCGATGCTTATTGCTCGCGAGGTTTCTGCCGCGATTTTAACCAACAACATACCTATCAGCTTTGCTCAAAATATTACTCTCGCTGATCCATTGCCCCTAAGCCTGATTTCCGCAGATATCGGTGATATCGGAATTTTGGTAAGTTACAGATCTTTCAAGCCCTATGCTGTTACCTTAAATTTAATTCCTCAAAATCTTGTTGTTGGAATTGGGTGTCGCAAGGGCGTTTCTGCTGCCGAAATTTCTGACGCATTTGACGAAGCTTTTGCCACGCACCATCTCTACAGCCAGGCGGTACACTCGGTTTGCTCCATCGATCTAAAAGAACAAGAATCCGGATTAGTGCAGTTTTGTGCACACCGTACTTTTCCTATCACATTTTTTACTGCAGAAGAATTGGCCAATACCCCAGGTGAATTTACTTCTTCTAATTTTGTACAATCAGTCACCGGCGTTGATAACGTATGTGAACGCGCAGCTGTTAGAGGAAGTGATGGCCCATTAATTCTCAAAAAATTTTGCAAGCACGGAGTTACTATTGCGGTCGCTGCCGCAAAAAAAGTTGTCCAGTTTAATTTTCCCGATACAATATCTCATGAATAG
- the cobI gene encoding precorrin-2 C(20)-methyltransferase gives MPGTLYGVGVGPGDKRLLTLLAIETLTMADKIVVPDSGGEKTAYKIVQEYITHKEKIYCHLPMTRDEASLASAHTAAANTIISELKSGANVAFITLGDPTIYSTYMYIHRLVLAQGYNCEIINGIPSFCAVAGKLNISLCDKADPLHIIPASYANTEQMLKLSGTKVLMKSGKDLAGVVNLLAESGQIDQAQMVECCFMENEKIYTDLRAVDSSSYFSVIVIKEK, from the coding sequence ATGCCAGGAACATTATACGGCGTGGGTGTAGGTCCTGGCGACAAACGCCTCCTCACCCTGCTAGCAATCGAAACGCTCACAATGGCAGACAAAATCGTTGTCCCCGACAGCGGTGGCGAAAAAACTGCTTACAAAATAGTTCAAGAATACATTACGCATAAAGAAAAAATATATTGCCATCTCCCCATGACTCGCGATGAAGCTTCTCTCGCTTCTGCTCATACAGCTGCAGCCAACACCATCATCTCCGAGTTAAAATCTGGTGCCAATGTTGCCTTTATCACACTCGGCGACCCCACAATTTATTCCACTTATATGTATATTCATCGATTGGTATTGGCCCAAGGATACAACTGCGAAATCATCAACGGTATACCTTCGTTTTGTGCGGTTGCAGGTAAATTGAATATCTCACTATGCGACAAAGCAGACCCGCTACACATCATCCCCGCCTCATATGCAAATACCGAGCAGATGCTGAAATTATCTGGCACCAAAGTACTTATGAAAAGCGGCAAAGATCTTGCTGGCGTCGTTAATTTACTAGCAGAGTCGGGGCAGATCGATCAGGCGCAGATGGTAGAATGTTGCTTTATGGAAAACGAAAAAATTTATACGGATCTACGAGCTGTGGATTCTAGTAGCTACTTTTCTGTAATCGTTATAAAGGAGAAATAA
- a CDS encoding cobyric acid synthase yields the protein MAQSIMIQGTTSNAGKSIVTAALCRIFAQDGYKVAPFKSQNMALNSFITEDGLEMGRAQVVQAEAAFKKPDIRMNPILLKPTSDKGSQVIVNGEVMGNMKASHYYKNKKSYIPAIEAAYNSLAAENDIIVIEGAGSPAEINLRENDIVNMGMARIAAAPVLIVGDIDRGGVFAALYGTYMLQTDEDKKYIKGTIINKFRGDTKILQPGIDMIEDLVPVPVVGVIPFATLKIDDEDSLSEDLFHDQISDIDIAVLRLPKISNFTDFNGFEIFAGIKVRYISSPKNFQEPDLLIIPGSKNTISDLLWLRESGLEAKVVRYAAAGGAIFAICGGYQMLCSELHDPLGVEGGGSLRGLGLIDSVTVFQANKIRTRVTGVISQITGIFSKLAGNTFEGYEIHMGTTNSAVAMNTLTDLNGKVRSDGATDGNIYGTYVHGIFDSEGIVTTIVSALADRKGIDIELSPSVPMAEFKNREYDKLANLVRNSLDMELIYSILNEGV from the coding sequence ATGGCACAATCAATCATGATACAGGGCACCACCTCTAACGCTGGCAAAAGCATTGTCACTGCCGCACTTTGCAGAATCTTTGCTCAAGACGGCTATAAGGTTGCCCCTTTCAAATCGCAAAATATGGCACTCAATTCGTTTATCACAGAAGATGGGCTCGAAATGGGCCGGGCTCAAGTTGTTCAAGCCGAAGCGGCGTTCAAAAAACCCGACATTAGAATGAATCCAATTCTTTTAAAGCCCACCAGCGACAAAGGCTCTCAAGTTATTGTAAATGGCGAAGTGATGGGTAATATGAAAGCCTCGCATTATTATAAAAACAAGAAATCGTATATTCCAGCAATAGAAGCGGCGTACAATTCCCTCGCTGCAGAAAATGATATTATCGTTATAGAGGGAGCCGGCAGTCCAGCCGAAATAAACTTACGCGAAAACGACATTGTCAACATGGGGATGGCTCGCATTGCGGCAGCTCCAGTTTTGATCGTTGGAGACATAGACCGCGGTGGCGTATTTGCCGCACTATACGGAACATACATGCTACAAACTGATGAAGACAAAAAGTATATCAAGGGCACTATCATCAACAAATTTAGAGGCGATACCAAAATACTTCAACCGGGAATCGATATGATCGAGGACTTAGTTCCCGTACCAGTTGTTGGAGTGATTCCATTTGCTACATTAAAAATCGATGATGAGGATAGCCTATCAGAAGATTTATTCCATGATCAAATCTCTGATATTGACATCGCAGTATTGCGGTTGCCTAAGATTTCTAACTTTACAGACTTTAACGGTTTCGAAATATTTGCAGGAATCAAGGTTCGGTATATCAGTAGCCCCAAAAATTTTCAGGAACCAGATCTGCTAATAATACCCGGATCCAAAAACACTATTTCAGACTTACTTTGGCTGCGGGAGAGCGGTCTCGAGGCAAAAGTTGTGCGATACGCTGCAGCTGGAGGTGCTATTTTTGCAATTTGTGGGGGCTATCAGATGCTCTGCTCCGAGCTTCATGATCCTCTTGGCGTTGAGGGCGGTGGCAGCTTGAGAGGCTTGGGGCTAATCGATTCTGTTACTGTGTTTCAAGCAAATAAAATCCGAACCCGAGTTACTGGAGTTATTTCTCAGATCACAGGTATATTTTCTAAACTTGCTGGCAATACTTTCGAAGGATATGAAATTCACATGGGTACCACCAACTCAGCCGTCGCCATGAATACGCTAACTGATCTAAACGGCAAAGTTAGATCTGACGGCGCCACTGATGGCAATATTTATGGAACTTATGTGCATGGCATTTTCGATAGCGAGGGCATTGTTACCACCATTGTCAGTGCTCTTGCAGATCGCAAGGGAATCGATATAGAGCTCTCTCCCTCTGTCCCTATGGCAGAATTTAAAAATCGTGAATACGACAAACTTGCTAATCTCGTTCGCAATTCACTTGACATGGAATTAATTTACAGTATTCTAAACGAGGGAGTATAG
- a CDS encoding precorrin-8X methylmutase produces the protein MKPMDIENKSLEIITAELGDTNILPQNLAVVKRVIHTTADFDYATNLCFHDDACKIAIDTLKQGATIVTDTTMVMAGINKPLLAKLGGEVFCFVADPDVAQTATERNLTRSAVAVEKASLIKKPLIYAVGNAPTALIKLNELIAANKITPALIIGVPVGFVNVVESKNLIMQSGVPYIVAKGRKGGSNVAAAIINSLLYQIVR, from the coding sequence ATGAAACCTATGGATATCGAAAACAAAAGTCTTGAAATCATCACCGCCGAACTAGGCGACACAAATATTTTGCCCCAAAATTTGGCCGTCGTTAAACGAGTTATCCACACCACCGCTGACTTCGACTATGCCACAAACTTATGCTTCCACGACGATGCCTGCAAAATTGCTATCGACACACTAAAGCAAGGGGCAACCATCGTGACCGATACGACAATGGTTATGGCCGGAATCAACAAGCCCCTCTTAGCCAAGCTTGGCGGAGAAGTTTTCTGCTTTGTTGCCGACCCCGACGTTGCGCAAACCGCGACCGAGAGAAATCTCACCCGCTCCGCTGTTGCAGTTGAAAAGGCCAGCCTCATCAAAAAGCCTCTTATATACGCTGTCGGAAACGCGCCCACTGCTCTAATCAAGTTAAACGAACTCATCGCTGCCAACAAAATTACACCCGCACTGATCATCGGCGTTCCCGTTGGCTTCGTAAATGTCGTTGAATCCAAAAACCTCATAATGCAATCTGGCGTTCCCTACATCGTTGCCAAGGGTCGCAAGGGTGGTAGCAATGTAGCTGCAGCTATTATAAATTCGCTACTCTATCAGATTGTGAGGTAA
- the cobM gene encoding precorrin-4 C(11)-methyltransferase, whose protein sequence is MVYFVGAGPGAVDLITVKGARLLQEADTVIYAGSLVNPQLLHNCKSTCDIYNSASMTLEEVVALLTENTAKTIVRLHTGDPSIYGAIKEQMDLLAENGIEFEVVPGVSSFCGAAASLNAEYTLPAVSQTVILTRMAGKTPVPEKENIRSLATHQATMVLFLTSSLVTQLVDELIAGGYPKATPAAIVYKATWPDEKIFRTTVGDLATCAQENHITKTALIIVGNVLGNDYELSKLYDKNFSHEYRQATNQSKG, encoded by the coding sequence ATGGTATATTTTGTTGGCGCCGGCCCTGGTGCAGTAGATTTAATAACAGTAAAAGGTGCTCGATTACTACAAGAAGCCGATACTGTCATCTATGCTGGCTCGCTAGTTAACCCCCAATTATTACACAATTGCAAAAGCACATGCGACATCTACAACAGTGCCTCTATGACGCTCGAAGAAGTTGTTGCCCTATTAACAGAAAACACCGCGAAAACTATTGTTCGATTACACACCGGAGATCCCAGTATTTATGGCGCTATCAAAGAGCAGATGGATCTTTTGGCAGAAAATGGTATAGAATTTGAGGTTGTGCCAGGAGTTAGCTCCTTTTGCGGAGCTGCAGCTTCATTAAATGCTGAATACACCCTACCTGCAGTCAGCCAAACCGTCATCTTAACACGCATGGCAGGCAAAACTCCTGTCCCCGAAAAGGAAAACATTCGCTCCCTTGCCACGCACCAAGCCACGATGGTTCTTTTTCTCACATCCTCATTAGTTACTCAACTCGTCGACGAATTAATTGCCGGCGGATACCCCAAAGCCACCCCGGCCGCAATCGTATATAAGGCAACTTGGCCAGACGAAAAAATCTTTCGCACAACCGTCGGCGACCTTGCCACTTGCGCACAAGAAAATCACATCACCAAAACCGCTTTAATTATCGTCGGCAATGTTCTCGGCAATGATTATGAACTCTCTAAGTTGTACGACAAAAACTTTAGCCACGAATATCGCCAAGCCACAAATCAATCGAAAGGATAA
- a CDS encoding cobyrinate a,c-diamide synthase produces the protein MISKSIPRILIAGTNSGCGKTTITCAILSALVSRKISTASFKCGPDYIDPMFHGKIIGTSSSNLDPFFYDENTLNALLVENSEDISVIEGVMGFYDGITMQSAKGSSYDVARITSTPVILAVNCKGTAYSILPIIEGFAKHKTDFYLAGVILNQTSSTTYAHLKTLIETNLGISVFGYLPKLPPHLILESRHLGLVTPAELANIKDTLTNLGKFASATIDIDALIAAATDAPAIQYHDIAIEPVASAVIAVALDNAFCFYYKDSLNLFKKLGATLRYFSPLSDSKIPEDATGLYLGGGYPELYLSALSKNTAMKKSIQNWITSNRPTIAECGGFMYLTTEIDGFSMVAALEGVCHNTTKLTRFGYATFTATTNNILCSAGESFRGHEFHYYDCNNNGTAFAARKDNGKNWLAAYATENLYAGFPHISFYSNISIAKNFIRRCAQ, from the coding sequence ATGATCTCAAAAAGTATACCTCGCATTTTAATTGCCGGAACAAACAGCGGGTGCGGAAAAACCACTATCACATGTGCTATTCTTTCGGCACTCGTCTCTCGCAAAATCTCTACCGCATCTTTCAAGTGCGGTCCCGATTACATAGACCCCATGTTTCACGGCAAAATTATCGGCACATCCTCTTCAAATTTAGACCCATTTTTTTATGATGAGAACACTCTGAACGCATTGCTTGTAGAAAACAGTGAAGACATTTCTGTAATAGAAGGTGTAATGGGCTTTTATGATGGTATCACAATGCAGTCGGCAAAAGGCTCCAGCTATGACGTTGCTCGCATCACATCCACCCCCGTTATTCTCGCTGTCAATTGCAAAGGAACTGCATACTCAATCTTGCCCATCATCGAAGGCTTTGCGAAGCATAAAACCGACTTCTATCTGGCTGGCGTTATCCTAAATCAAACTTCTTCCACAACATACGCGCATCTAAAAACTTTGATCGAAACTAACCTTGGCATTTCTGTATTTGGCTACCTCCCCAAACTGCCGCCGCATCTAATTCTCGAAAGCCGACACCTGGGGCTCGTTACTCCCGCAGAGCTTGCCAATATCAAAGATACTCTTACCAATTTGGGAAAATTTGCCTCTGCCACTATAGATATCGATGCCCTCATCGCAGCTGCCACCGACGCACCAGCCATCCAATATCATGACATTGCAATAGAGCCAGTTGCCTCCGCCGTAATTGCAGTTGCCCTAGACAACGCGTTTTGCTTCTATTACAAAGATTCGTTGAATTTGTTTAAAAAGCTGGGCGCAACATTGCGGTATTTTAGCCCGCTTTCCGATAGCAAAATTCCTGAAGATGCGACGGGCCTCTACTTGGGTGGGGGCTATCCAGAGTTATATCTTTCGGCGCTTTCAAAAAACACCGCCATGAAAAAATCTATCCAAAACTGGATCACTTCGAATCGCCCCACCATCGCCGAATGTGGTGGCTTTATGTATCTCACTACTGAAATCGATGGATTTTCCATGGTCGCGGCTCTAGAGGGGGTGTGCCACAACACTACGAAATTAACTCGCTTTGGGTACGCCACATTTACCGCAACCACCAACAACATCTTATGCTCAGCCGGAGAATCTTTCAGAGGACACGAGTTTCACTACTACGACTGCAATAACAACGGCACTGCTTTCGCGGCTCGCAAAGATAATGGTAAAAATTGGCTCGCGGCATATGCAACCGAAAATTTATACGCCGGATTTCCACACATCAGCTTCTATTCCAACATCAGCATCGCCAAAAATTTTATCCGCCGCTGCGCTCAATAA
- a CDS encoding FecCD family ABC transporter permease, producing the protein MKEITLLKSTSGYIALLIFLAVLLVTSILVAVTIGSTSIPIEDVYQVIVNELSSQINHSAIRDIIIYIRLPRLILAIAVGMGLAVSGVVMQAVVRNPLADPYILGISSGASLGATSAALLGVGSAFGSNYLGVMGCIGAFAVSMMVLVLSNIGGRSNSIKLLLSGMALSSLCSAFSSFIVYFADDKEGMMSITYWLMGSLAGAEWSVIAVVLPIVFLCTIFLWSQHRILNLMLLGDEVAVTLGTELHRYRNLFLLISALMIGFIVYASGMIGFVGLIIPHFVRFLVGTDHKKLLPISALAGALLLVWADVLSRIIIPQNELPIGILISMVGAPCFIYLMAKKSYGFGGNN; encoded by the coding sequence ATGAAAGAAATTACTTTACTCAAATCAACTTCAGGCTACATTGCATTACTAATCTTCCTCGCTGTATTGCTAGTTACTTCGATTTTAGTTGCTGTTACCATCGGCTCCACCTCTATTCCTATCGAAGATGTCTATCAAGTAATAGTCAACGAACTTAGCTCCCAAATCAATCACAGTGCTATTCGCGATATCATCATTTATATTCGATTGCCTCGCCTTATTTTGGCCATTGCAGTTGGAATGGGTCTCGCCGTTTCTGGAGTTGTCATGCAAGCCGTTGTGCGAAACCCTCTTGCTGATCCATATATTTTGGGTATCTCATCTGGCGCATCTTTGGGTGCTACATCTGCCGCATTGCTCGGCGTCGGCTCAGCTTTTGGTAGCAATTATTTAGGCGTTATGGGGTGCATCGGCGCTTTTGCTGTCTCGATGATGGTTCTTGTATTATCCAATATTGGTGGCAGAAGTAACTCCATCAAATTGCTTCTCTCCGGCATGGCTCTCAGCTCCCTTTGTAGCGCCTTTTCTAGCTTTATCGTATATTTTGCAGATGACAAAGAAGGAATGATGAGCATCACATATTGGCTGATGGGTAGCCTTGCCGGTGCCGAATGGAGTGTCATCGCTGTCGTTTTGCCAATAGTTTTTCTCTGTACAATTTTCTTGTGGTCGCAACATCGAATCCTAAATCTAATGTTGCTTGGAGATGAAGTTGCTGTCACGCTAGGCACCGAATTACATCGGTATCGCAACTTATTTTTATTAATCTCCGCATTGATGATCGGCTTCATAGTTTATGCATCTGGAATGATAGGGTTTGTCGGACTCATTATTCCACATTTTGTTAGATTTTTGGTTGGTACCGATCACAAAAAGCTACTTCCTATTTCTGCACTTGCTGGGGCATTATTATTGGTATGGGCCGATGTATTATCTCGCATCATCATTCCCCAAAACGAGTTGCCGATCGGAATTTTGATATCTATGGTTGGTGCGCCGTGCTTCATTTATTTAATGGCAAAGAAATCATACGGATTTGGAGGTAACAACTAA